A single window of Nasonia vitripennis strain AsymCx chromosome 4, Nvit_psr_1.1, whole genome shotgun sequence DNA harbors:
- the LOC100679901 gene encoding uncharacterized protein LOC100679901 isoform X2, with protein sequence MENRAYEDEANKAAHHQHYHHYQQQQQLLHKHQQHQQFNHIMHSHPQQHQQQHHPHHHPDDEFSHDPPQISEGSHHLHQNHLVQPRFDTYRGLEMPQHTADCHVYEDIVPPYGLALEPGGGGGGGFQRNLTLPLRRTSQSCESIETNPQSSSVRVTNRERTRGSVIDRLTRDDRNRDSGHNDSIVSGTSSNSNTDRPQRRRRKKDCKHCKIKAIACSAEEAKQRDEHAVYEERSAELRAIFGLPDVGLCRLAPGCLSTGVVYAIGCNGTDCSNGLMNRGAAGDGLQQSSTMPRFAHVQPQPQPQQQQQHQDGTTTGSSLCDDKALITPPPGSKGSNRAAGMKVNSIYAQEHWHAAKDPRIFLNDPKDQNSPFQRAYSAVSANSPSSENRANLRRSVRDEPAPHPARLRKHRHGWTLHFGRHVNGTACTKSLVLVLLVLFALLGIGGIALYIVFEPEKLHVIQQYLRSSARNSTSGRNGSLIGPDFEEPVFPTSLPTSSFLDAILNASVSSLNNNNVPGFVNDGDLDDTPIFVTAWTSPPSSSTLWTTAAKSSTTRTSLNMTSTTQSTATTSTTTTARSFLEATARRRRPCHECYPNEVCVARNADEVPYCRTAVNPQDASGCAGYCDDQTQKCHKIEGGAFRCMEIEHHCLDDEWTCKTIFCIPLVKRCDGQMNCYDHSDEYNCDCNLETHFHCGNQTSCLPLSKKCDGHVDCFDASDEENCTTSHDLGRLCPSTDEFTCRNKQQCIRKSRFCDGYRDCKDGSDEPVGCNGRCNKHEFTCHNGRCIDKGDKCNGIDDCGDRSDEQHCRERL encoded by the exons ATGGAGAACCGTGCCTACGAGGATGAGGCAAACAAGGCGGCGCATCACCAGCACTACCACCActatcagcagcagcagcagctcctccACAAGCATCAGCAACATCAGCAGTTCAATCACATCATGCACAGTCACCCCCAACAACACCAACAGCAACACCATCCCCACCACCATCCGGACGACGAGTTCTCCCACGATCCGCCTCAGATCTCTGAGGGTAGCCACCACCTGCACCAGAATCACCTGGTCCAGCCTCGCTTCGACACCTACCGAGGTCTGGAGATGCCCCAACACACGGCCGACTGTCACGTCTACGAGGACATCGTCCCACCTTACGGACTCGCATTGGAACCGGGTGGAGGCGGGGGCGGTGGTTTCCAGAGGAATCTCACGCTGCCCCTCAGGAGGACCAGCCAGAGCTGCGAGTCGATCGAGACCAACCCTCAGAGCTCGTCCGTACGGGTTACCAACAGAGAGCGCACCAGGGGATCGGTGATCGATCGGCTCACCAGGGACGACAGGAATCG CGATAGCGGCCACAACGACAGCATCGTCAGCGGGacgagcagcaacagcaacacgGATCGTCCGCAGCGGAGGAGACGTAAGAAAGATTGCAAGCACTGCAAGATCAAGGCGATAGCGTGCAGCGCCGAGGAGGCGAAACAGCGCGACGAACACGCCGTCTACGAGGAGCGCAGTGCCGAGTTGCGGGCAATCTTCGGACTGCCCGACGTGGGACTCTGCAGACTAGCGCCTGGATGTCTCAGCACTGGGGTCGTCTATGCCATCGGCTGCAATGGCACCGACTGCAGCAACGGTCTAA TGAACAGAGGAGCAGCCGGCGATGGGCTGCAGCAGTCGTCGACGATGCCGAGGTTCGCCCACGTGCAGCCGCAGCCTcagccacagcagcagcagcagcatcaggaTGGCACCACCACCGGCTCGTCGTTGTGCGACGACAAGGCTCTCATTACGCCACCGCCCGGCTCCAAAGGATCCAACCGGGCTGCCGGTATGAAGGTCAACTCGATCTACGCTCAGGAGCACTGGCACGCAGCCAAGGACCCGAGGATCTTCCTTAACGACCCCAAGGATCAGAACTCGCCCTTCCAG CGAGCCTACTCGGCGGTGTCGGCGAACTCGCCGAGCTCGGAGAACCGGGCGAACCTACGTCGCAGCGTGCGCGACGAGCCCGCACCGCATCCAGCTCGACTTCGCAAGCACAGGCACGGCTGGACGCTCCACTTTGGCCGACACGTCAACGGCACTGCCTGTACCAAGTCCCTCGTGCTGGTACTTCTCGTCTTGTTCGCGCTTCTCGGCATTGGTGGCATCGCACTCTACATCGTTTTTG AGCCCGAAAAGTTACACGTGATCCAGCAGTATCTGCGCTCGAGCGCGCGGAACTCGACGTCAGGTCGCAACGGTAGCCTAATCGGCCCGGACTTCGAGGAGCCGGTCTTCCCGACGTCCTTGCCGACCTCATCCTTTCTCGATGCAATTCTCAACGCGTCCGTCTCGTCGTTGAATAATAACAACGTCCCGGGTTTCGTCAACGACGGTGACCTGGACGACACGCCGATATTCGTCACCGCCTGGACGTCGCCTCCGTCGAGTAGCACGTTGTGGACTACTGCGGCCAAATCTTCGACGACGAGAACGAG TCTGAATATGACCTCGACAACGCAAtcgacggcgacgacgtcAACGACAACAACGGCGAGAAGCTTCCTGGAGGCGACGGCGAGGCGACGGAGGCCTTGCCACGAGTGCTACCCCAACGAGGTCTGCGTGGCGAGGAACGCGGACGAAGTGCCTTATTGCAGAACGGCTGTGAATCCGCAGGACGCGAGCGGTTGCGCTGGATACTGCGACGACCAAACCCAAAAGTGCCATAAAATTGAGGGCGGTGCGTTCAG ATGCATGGAAATCGAGCACCATTGCCTGGACGACGAGTGGACGTGCAAGACCATATTCTGCATCCCGCTGGTCAAGCGCTGCGACGGCCAGATGAATTGTTACGACCACTCCGACGAGTATAACTGCG ACTGTAATCTAGAGACGCATTTCCACTGCGGCAATCAAACTTCGTGCCTTCCACTGTCGAAGAAGTGCGACGGACACGTGGACTGCTTCGACGCCTCGGACGAGGAGAACTGCACAACAA gTCATGATCTTGGTAGGC TCTGCCCTTCGACGGACGAGTTCACGTGCAGGAACAAGCAGCAGTGCATCAGGAAATCTCGTTTCTGCGACGGCTACCGCGACTGCAAGGACGGCTCCGACGAGCCGGTCGGCTGTAATGGTCGATGCAACAAACACGAGTTTACCTGCCA CAATGGCAGATGCATTGACAAGGGCGACAAGTGCAATGGAATCGACGACTGCGGTGACCGCAGCGACGAGCAACACTGTCGAGAGCGATTGTAA
- the LOC100679901 gene encoding uncharacterized protein LOC100679901 isoform X5, with protein sequence MENRAYEDEANKAAHHQHYHHYQQQQQLLHKHQQHQQFNHIMHSHPQQHQQQHHPHHHPDDEFSHDPPQISEGSHHLHQNHLVQPRFDTYRGLEMPQHTADCHVYEDIVPPYGLALEPGGGGGGGFQRNLTLPLRRTSQSCESIETNPQSSSVRVTNRERTRGSVIDRLTRDDRNRDSGHNDSIVSGTSSNSNTDRPQRRRRKKDCKHCKIKAIACSAEEAKQRDEHAVYEERSAELRAIFGLPDVGLCRLAPGCLSTGVVYAIGCNGTDCSNGLMNRGAAGDGLQQSSTMPRFAHVQPQPQPQQQQQHQDGTTTGSSLCDDKALITPPPGSKGSNRAAGMKVNSIYAQEHWHAAKDPRIFLNDPKDQNSPFQRAYSAVSANSPSSENRANLRRSVRDEPAPHPARLRKHRHGWTLHFGRHVNGTACTKSLVLVLLVLFALLGIGGIALYIVFEPEKLHVIQQYLRSSARNSTSGRNGSLIGPDFEEPVFPTSLPTSSFLDAILNASVSSLNNNNVPGFVNDGDLDDTPIFVTAWTSPPSSSTLWTTAAKSSTTRTSLNMTSTTQSTATTSTTTTARSFLEATARRRRPCHECYPNEVCVARNADEVPYCRTAVNPQDASGCAGYCDDQTQKCHKIEGGAFRCMEIEHHCLDDEWTCKTIFCIPLVKRCDGQMNCYDHSDEYNCDCNLETHFHCGNQTSCLPLSKKCDGHVDCFDASDEENCTTICPSTDEFTCRNKQQCIRKSRFCDGYRDCKDGSDEPVGCNGRCNKHEFTCHNGRCIDKGDKCNGIDDCGDRSDEQHCRERL encoded by the exons ATGGAGAACCGTGCCTACGAGGATGAGGCAAACAAGGCGGCGCATCACCAGCACTACCACCActatcagcagcagcagcagctcctccACAAGCATCAGCAACATCAGCAGTTCAATCACATCATGCACAGTCACCCCCAACAACACCAACAGCAACACCATCCCCACCACCATCCGGACGACGAGTTCTCCCACGATCCGCCTCAGATCTCTGAGGGTAGCCACCACCTGCACCAGAATCACCTGGTCCAGCCTCGCTTCGACACCTACCGAGGTCTGGAGATGCCCCAACACACGGCCGACTGTCACGTCTACGAGGACATCGTCCCACCTTACGGACTCGCATTGGAACCGGGTGGAGGCGGGGGCGGTGGTTTCCAGAGGAATCTCACGCTGCCCCTCAGGAGGACCAGCCAGAGCTGCGAGTCGATCGAGACCAACCCTCAGAGCTCGTCCGTACGGGTTACCAACAGAGAGCGCACCAGGGGATCGGTGATCGATCGGCTCACCAGGGACGACAGGAATCG CGATAGCGGCCACAACGACAGCATCGTCAGCGGGacgagcagcaacagcaacacgGATCGTCCGCAGCGGAGGAGACGTAAGAAAGATTGCAAGCACTGCAAGATCAAGGCGATAGCGTGCAGCGCCGAGGAGGCGAAACAGCGCGACGAACACGCCGTCTACGAGGAGCGCAGTGCCGAGTTGCGGGCAATCTTCGGACTGCCCGACGTGGGACTCTGCAGACTAGCGCCTGGATGTCTCAGCACTGGGGTCGTCTATGCCATCGGCTGCAATGGCACCGACTGCAGCAACGGTCTAA TGAACAGAGGAGCAGCCGGCGATGGGCTGCAGCAGTCGTCGACGATGCCGAGGTTCGCCCACGTGCAGCCGCAGCCTcagccacagcagcagcagcagcatcaggaTGGCACCACCACCGGCTCGTCGTTGTGCGACGACAAGGCTCTCATTACGCCACCGCCCGGCTCCAAAGGATCCAACCGGGCTGCCGGTATGAAGGTCAACTCGATCTACGCTCAGGAGCACTGGCACGCAGCCAAGGACCCGAGGATCTTCCTTAACGACCCCAAGGATCAGAACTCGCCCTTCCAG CGAGCCTACTCGGCGGTGTCGGCGAACTCGCCGAGCTCGGAGAACCGGGCGAACCTACGTCGCAGCGTGCGCGACGAGCCCGCACCGCATCCAGCTCGACTTCGCAAGCACAGGCACGGCTGGACGCTCCACTTTGGCCGACACGTCAACGGCACTGCCTGTACCAAGTCCCTCGTGCTGGTACTTCTCGTCTTGTTCGCGCTTCTCGGCATTGGTGGCATCGCACTCTACATCGTTTTTG AGCCCGAAAAGTTACACGTGATCCAGCAGTATCTGCGCTCGAGCGCGCGGAACTCGACGTCAGGTCGCAACGGTAGCCTAATCGGCCCGGACTTCGAGGAGCCGGTCTTCCCGACGTCCTTGCCGACCTCATCCTTTCTCGATGCAATTCTCAACGCGTCCGTCTCGTCGTTGAATAATAACAACGTCCCGGGTTTCGTCAACGACGGTGACCTGGACGACACGCCGATATTCGTCACCGCCTGGACGTCGCCTCCGTCGAGTAGCACGTTGTGGACTACTGCGGCCAAATCTTCGACGACGAGAACGAG TCTGAATATGACCTCGACAACGCAAtcgacggcgacgacgtcAACGACAACAACGGCGAGAAGCTTCCTGGAGGCGACGGCGAGGCGACGGAGGCCTTGCCACGAGTGCTACCCCAACGAGGTCTGCGTGGCGAGGAACGCGGACGAAGTGCCTTATTGCAGAACGGCTGTGAATCCGCAGGACGCGAGCGGTTGCGCTGGATACTGCGACGACCAAACCCAAAAGTGCCATAAAATTGAGGGCGGTGCGTTCAG ATGCATGGAAATCGAGCACCATTGCCTGGACGACGAGTGGACGTGCAAGACCATATTCTGCATCCCGCTGGTCAAGCGCTGCGACGGCCAGATGAATTGTTACGACCACTCCGACGAGTATAACTGCG ACTGTAATCTAGAGACGCATTTCCACTGCGGCAATCAAACTTCGTGCCTTCCACTGTCGAAGAAGTGCGACGGACACGTGGACTGCTTCGACGCCTCGGACGAGGAGAACTGCACAACAA TCTGCCCTTCGACGGACGAGTTCACGTGCAGGAACAAGCAGCAGTGCATCAGGAAATCTCGTTTCTGCGACGGCTACCGCGACTGCAAGGACGGCTCCGACGAGCCGGTCGGCTGTAATGGTCGATGCAACAAACACGAGTTTACCTGCCA CAATGGCAGATGCATTGACAAGGGCGACAAGTGCAATGGAATCGACGACTGCGGTGACCGCAGCGACGAGCAACACTGTCGAGAGCGATTGTAA
- the LOC100679901 gene encoding uncharacterized protein LOC100679901 isoform X4, whose product MMENRAYEDEANKAAHHQHYHHYQQQQQLLHKHQQHQQFNHIMHSHPQQHQQQHHPHHHPDDEFSHDPPQISEGSHHLHQNHLVQPRFDTYRGLEMPQHTADCHVYEDIVPPYGLALEPGGGGGGGFQRNLTLPLRRTSQSCESIETNPQSSSVRVTNRERTRGSVIDRLTRDDRNRDSGHNDSIVSGTSSNSNTDRPQRRRRKKDCKHCKIKAIACSAEEAKQRDEHAVYEERSAELRAIFGLPDVGLCRLAPGCLSTGVVYAIGCNGTDCSNGLMNRGAAGDGLQQSSTMPRFAHVQPQPQPQQQQQHQDGTTTGSSLCDDKALITPPPGSKGSNRAAGMKVNSIYAQEHWHAAKDPRIFLNDPKDQNSPFQRAYSAVSANSPSSENRANLRRSVRDEPAPHPARLRKHRHGWTLHFGRHVNGTACTKSLVLVLLVLFALLGIGGIALYIVFEPEKLHVIQQYLRSSARNSTSGRNGSLIGPDFEEPVFPTSLPTSSFLDAILNASVSSLNNNNVPGFVNDGDLDDTPIFVTAWTSPPSSSTLWTTAAKSSTTRTSLNMTSTTQSTATTSTTTTARSFLEATARRRRPCHECYPNEVCVARNADEVPYCRTAVNPQDASGCAGYCDDQTQKCHKIEGGAFRCMEIEHHCLDDEWTCKTIFCIPLVKRCDGQMNCYDHSDEYNCDCNLETHFHCGNQTSCLPLSKKCDGHVDCFDASDEENCTTICPSTDEFTCRNKQQCIRKSRFCDGYRDCKDGSDEPVGCNGRCNKHEFTCHNGRCIDKGDKCNGIDDCGDRSDEQHCRERL is encoded by the exons ATGGAGAACCGTGCCTACGAGGATGAGGCAAACAAGGCGGCGCATCACCAGCACTACCACCActatcagcagcagcagcagctcctccACAAGCATCAGCAACATCAGCAGTTCAATCACATCATGCACAGTCACCCCCAACAACACCAACAGCAACACCATCCCCACCACCATCCGGACGACGAGTTCTCCCACGATCCGCCTCAGATCTCTGAGGGTAGCCACCACCTGCACCAGAATCACCTGGTCCAGCCTCGCTTCGACACCTACCGAGGTCTGGAGATGCCCCAACACACGGCCGACTGTCACGTCTACGAGGACATCGTCCCACCTTACGGACTCGCATTGGAACCGGGTGGAGGCGGGGGCGGTGGTTTCCAGAGGAATCTCACGCTGCCCCTCAGGAGGACCAGCCAGAGCTGCGAGTCGATCGAGACCAACCCTCAGAGCTCGTCCGTACGGGTTACCAACAGAGAGCGCACCAGGGGATCGGTGATCGATCGGCTCACCAGGGACGACAGGAATCG CGATAGCGGCCACAACGACAGCATCGTCAGCGGGacgagcagcaacagcaacacgGATCGTCCGCAGCGGAGGAGACGTAAGAAAGATTGCAAGCACTGCAAGATCAAGGCGATAGCGTGCAGCGCCGAGGAGGCGAAACAGCGCGACGAACACGCCGTCTACGAGGAGCGCAGTGCCGAGTTGCGGGCAATCTTCGGACTGCCCGACGTGGGACTCTGCAGACTAGCGCCTGGATGTCTCAGCACTGGGGTCGTCTATGCCATCGGCTGCAATGGCACCGACTGCAGCAACGGTCTAA TGAACAGAGGAGCAGCCGGCGATGGGCTGCAGCAGTCGTCGACGATGCCGAGGTTCGCCCACGTGCAGCCGCAGCCTcagccacagcagcagcagcagcatcaggaTGGCACCACCACCGGCTCGTCGTTGTGCGACGACAAGGCTCTCATTACGCCACCGCCCGGCTCCAAAGGATCCAACCGGGCTGCCGGTATGAAGGTCAACTCGATCTACGCTCAGGAGCACTGGCACGCAGCCAAGGACCCGAGGATCTTCCTTAACGACCCCAAGGATCAGAACTCGCCCTTCCAG CGAGCCTACTCGGCGGTGTCGGCGAACTCGCCGAGCTCGGAGAACCGGGCGAACCTACGTCGCAGCGTGCGCGACGAGCCCGCACCGCATCCAGCTCGACTTCGCAAGCACAGGCACGGCTGGACGCTCCACTTTGGCCGACACGTCAACGGCACTGCCTGTACCAAGTCCCTCGTGCTGGTACTTCTCGTCTTGTTCGCGCTTCTCGGCATTGGTGGCATCGCACTCTACATCGTTTTTG AGCCCGAAAAGTTACACGTGATCCAGCAGTATCTGCGCTCGAGCGCGCGGAACTCGACGTCAGGTCGCAACGGTAGCCTAATCGGCCCGGACTTCGAGGAGCCGGTCTTCCCGACGTCCTTGCCGACCTCATCCTTTCTCGATGCAATTCTCAACGCGTCCGTCTCGTCGTTGAATAATAACAACGTCCCGGGTTTCGTCAACGACGGTGACCTGGACGACACGCCGATATTCGTCACCGCCTGGACGTCGCCTCCGTCGAGTAGCACGTTGTGGACTACTGCGGCCAAATCTTCGACGACGAGAACGAG TCTGAATATGACCTCGACAACGCAAtcgacggcgacgacgtcAACGACAACAACGGCGAGAAGCTTCCTGGAGGCGACGGCGAGGCGACGGAGGCCTTGCCACGAGTGCTACCCCAACGAGGTCTGCGTGGCGAGGAACGCGGACGAAGTGCCTTATTGCAGAACGGCTGTGAATCCGCAGGACGCGAGCGGTTGCGCTGGATACTGCGACGACCAAACCCAAAAGTGCCATAAAATTGAGGGCGGTGCGTTCAG ATGCATGGAAATCGAGCACCATTGCCTGGACGACGAGTGGACGTGCAAGACCATATTCTGCATCCCGCTGGTCAAGCGCTGCGACGGCCAGATGAATTGTTACGACCACTCCGACGAGTATAACTGCG ACTGTAATCTAGAGACGCATTTCCACTGCGGCAATCAAACTTCGTGCCTTCCACTGTCGAAGAAGTGCGACGGACACGTGGACTGCTTCGACGCCTCGGACGAGGAGAACTGCACAACAA TCTGCCCTTCGACGGACGAGTTCACGTGCAGGAACAAGCAGCAGTGCATCAGGAAATCTCGTTTCTGCGACGGCTACCGCGACTGCAAGGACGGCTCCGACGAGCCGGTCGGCTGTAATGGTCGATGCAACAAACACGAGTTTACCTGCCA CAATGGCAGATGCATTGACAAGGGCGACAAGTGCAATGGAATCGACGACTGCGGTGACCGCAGCGACGAGCAACACTGTCGAGAGCGATTGTAA
- the LOC100679901 gene encoding uncharacterized protein LOC100679901 isoform X3, giving the protein MMENRAYEDEANKAAHHQHYHHYQQQQQLLHKHQQHQQFNHIMHSHPQQHQQQHHPHHHPDDEFSHDPPQISEGSHHLHQNHLVQPRFDTYRGLEMPQHTADCHVYEDIVPPYGLALEPGGGGGGGFQRNLTLPLRRTSQSCESIETNPQSSSVRVTNRERTRGSVIDRLTRDDRNRDSGHNDSIVSGTSSNSNTDRPQRRRRKKDCKHCKIKAIACSAEEAKQRDEHAVYEERSAELRAIFGLPDVGLCRLAPGCLSTGVVYAIGCNGTDCSNGLMNRGAAGDGLQQSSTMPRFAHVQPQPQPQQQQQHQDGTTTGSSLCDDKALITPPPGSKGSNRAAGMKVNSIYAQEHWHAAKDPRIFLNDPKDQNSPFQRAYSAVSANSPSSENRANLRRSVRDEPAPHPARLRKHRHGWTLHFGRHVNGTACTKSLVLVLLVLFALLGIGGIALYIVFEPEKLHVIQQYLRSSARNSTSGRNGSLIGPDFEEPVFPTSLPTSSFLDAILNASVSSLNNNNVPGFVNDGDLDDTPIFVTAWTSPPSSSTLWTTAAKSSTTRTSLNMTSTTQSTATTSTTTTARSFLEATARRRRPCHECYPNEVCVARNADEVPYCRTAVNPQDASGCAGYCDDQTQKCHKIEGGAFRCMEIEHHCLDDEWTCKTIFCIPLVKRCDGQMNCYDHSDEYNCDCNLETHFHCGNQTSCLPLSKKCDGHVDCFDASDEENCTTSHDLVCPSTDEFTCRNKQQCIRKSRFCDGYRDCKDGSDEPVGCNGRCNKHEFTCHNGRCIDKGDKCNGIDDCGDRSDEQHCRERL; this is encoded by the exons ATGGAGAACCGTGCCTACGAGGATGAGGCAAACAAGGCGGCGCATCACCAGCACTACCACCActatcagcagcagcagcagctcctccACAAGCATCAGCAACATCAGCAGTTCAATCACATCATGCACAGTCACCCCCAACAACACCAACAGCAACACCATCCCCACCACCATCCGGACGACGAGTTCTCCCACGATCCGCCTCAGATCTCTGAGGGTAGCCACCACCTGCACCAGAATCACCTGGTCCAGCCTCGCTTCGACACCTACCGAGGTCTGGAGATGCCCCAACACACGGCCGACTGTCACGTCTACGAGGACATCGTCCCACCTTACGGACTCGCATTGGAACCGGGTGGAGGCGGGGGCGGTGGTTTCCAGAGGAATCTCACGCTGCCCCTCAGGAGGACCAGCCAGAGCTGCGAGTCGATCGAGACCAACCCTCAGAGCTCGTCCGTACGGGTTACCAACAGAGAGCGCACCAGGGGATCGGTGATCGATCGGCTCACCAGGGACGACAGGAATCG CGATAGCGGCCACAACGACAGCATCGTCAGCGGGacgagcagcaacagcaacacgGATCGTCCGCAGCGGAGGAGACGTAAGAAAGATTGCAAGCACTGCAAGATCAAGGCGATAGCGTGCAGCGCCGAGGAGGCGAAACAGCGCGACGAACACGCCGTCTACGAGGAGCGCAGTGCCGAGTTGCGGGCAATCTTCGGACTGCCCGACGTGGGACTCTGCAGACTAGCGCCTGGATGTCTCAGCACTGGGGTCGTCTATGCCATCGGCTGCAATGGCACCGACTGCAGCAACGGTCTAA TGAACAGAGGAGCAGCCGGCGATGGGCTGCAGCAGTCGTCGACGATGCCGAGGTTCGCCCACGTGCAGCCGCAGCCTcagccacagcagcagcagcagcatcaggaTGGCACCACCACCGGCTCGTCGTTGTGCGACGACAAGGCTCTCATTACGCCACCGCCCGGCTCCAAAGGATCCAACCGGGCTGCCGGTATGAAGGTCAACTCGATCTACGCTCAGGAGCACTGGCACGCAGCCAAGGACCCGAGGATCTTCCTTAACGACCCCAAGGATCAGAACTCGCCCTTCCAG CGAGCCTACTCGGCGGTGTCGGCGAACTCGCCGAGCTCGGAGAACCGGGCGAACCTACGTCGCAGCGTGCGCGACGAGCCCGCACCGCATCCAGCTCGACTTCGCAAGCACAGGCACGGCTGGACGCTCCACTTTGGCCGACACGTCAACGGCACTGCCTGTACCAAGTCCCTCGTGCTGGTACTTCTCGTCTTGTTCGCGCTTCTCGGCATTGGTGGCATCGCACTCTACATCGTTTTTG AGCCCGAAAAGTTACACGTGATCCAGCAGTATCTGCGCTCGAGCGCGCGGAACTCGACGTCAGGTCGCAACGGTAGCCTAATCGGCCCGGACTTCGAGGAGCCGGTCTTCCCGACGTCCTTGCCGACCTCATCCTTTCTCGATGCAATTCTCAACGCGTCCGTCTCGTCGTTGAATAATAACAACGTCCCGGGTTTCGTCAACGACGGTGACCTGGACGACACGCCGATATTCGTCACCGCCTGGACGTCGCCTCCGTCGAGTAGCACGTTGTGGACTACTGCGGCCAAATCTTCGACGACGAGAACGAG TCTGAATATGACCTCGACAACGCAAtcgacggcgacgacgtcAACGACAACAACGGCGAGAAGCTTCCTGGAGGCGACGGCGAGGCGACGGAGGCCTTGCCACGAGTGCTACCCCAACGAGGTCTGCGTGGCGAGGAACGCGGACGAAGTGCCTTATTGCAGAACGGCTGTGAATCCGCAGGACGCGAGCGGTTGCGCTGGATACTGCGACGACCAAACCCAAAAGTGCCATAAAATTGAGGGCGGTGCGTTCAG ATGCATGGAAATCGAGCACCATTGCCTGGACGACGAGTGGACGTGCAAGACCATATTCTGCATCCCGCTGGTCAAGCGCTGCGACGGCCAGATGAATTGTTACGACCACTCCGACGAGTATAACTGCG ACTGTAATCTAGAGACGCATTTCCACTGCGGCAATCAAACTTCGTGCCTTCCACTGTCGAAGAAGTGCGACGGACACGTGGACTGCTTCGACGCCTCGGACGAGGAGAACTGCACAACAA gTCATGATCTTG TCTGCCCTTCGACGGACGAGTTCACGTGCAGGAACAAGCAGCAGTGCATCAGGAAATCTCGTTTCTGCGACGGCTACCGCGACTGCAAGGACGGCTCCGACGAGCCGGTCGGCTGTAATGGTCGATGCAACAAACACGAGTTTACCTGCCA CAATGGCAGATGCATTGACAAGGGCGACAAGTGCAATGGAATCGACGACTGCGGTGACCGCAGCGACGAGCAACACTGTCGAGAGCGATTGTAA